One Parcubacteria group bacterium CG10_big_fil_rev_8_21_14_0_10_36_14 DNA window includes the following coding sequences:
- a CDS encoding methionine--tRNA ligase, protein MCFYLKCLWLKKMRYNIKVMIWKIFMKAENKYYITTPIYYINDKPHIGHAYTTIAVDALARYNRLKGRDVLFLTGTDENSQKNISAAEKYYQKQDLSKEEVRKYLDDMAGIWKETWKTLELSNSDFIRTTDDRHIKAVRKFFKLVWDKNDIYKGVYEGYYCEACETFIKESDMDDNKCVIHKTAPKKIKEENYFFRLSNYREKLLDYIEKNPNFIMPKARRNEVVSYIKDFMEDTSITREGLKWGIEVPEMPGQALYVWFDALVNYLSAIGFTDDKEMFAKYWPVDLHLVGKDIIKFHCALWPAMLLSAGLPLPRQVFAHGFFSIDGAKMSKTLGNVVDPIEIAKKYGNDTLRYYLLREIPFGEDGDFSITRLEERYNSDLANGLGNLVSRTFALVEKHFDKIPELEKVDLSGFWKKYEENIEGLKLHNALSLVWEEISKCDIIIDKEKPWELAKKDKKKFEEILGDLLFRIKVIAQALLPFLPDSSKRILDVLEGADTFKDKSLFPRLNK, encoded by the coding sequence ATGTGCTTTTATCTGAAGTGTCTTTGGCTGAAAAAAATGAGATACAATATAAAAGTAATGATATGGAAAATTTTTATGAAAGCAGAAAATAAATATTATATTACAACCCCGATTTATTATATCAATGATAAACCGCATATCGGTCATGCTTATACGACAATCGCGGTTGATGCGTTGGCAAGATATAATCGCCTAAAAGGGCGAGATGTTTTATTTTTGACTGGAACAGATGAAAATTCGCAAAAGAATATCAGCGCAGCGGAAAAATATTATCAAAAACAAGATTTATCAAAAGAGGAAGTGCGAAAATATTTAGATGATATGGCAGGTATTTGGAAAGAAACATGGAAAACTTTAGAACTTAGCAATAGCGATTTTATTCGAACTACCGATGATAGACATATAAAGGCAGTAAGGAAATTTTTTAAACTCGTTTGGGATAAGAATGATATTTATAAAGGTGTTTATGAGGGTTACTACTGTGAGGCTTGCGAAACTTTTATAAAAGAATCGGATATGGACGACAATAAGTGTGTAATCCATAAAACAGCTCCAAAAAAAATAAAAGAAGAAAACTATTTTTTTCGCCTTTCAAATTATCGCGAAAAACTTTTAGATTATATTGAAAAAAATCCTAACTTTATAATGCCGAAAGCGCGAAGAAATGAGGTCGTGAGCTATATAAAAGATTTTATGGAAGATACAAGCATCACACGAGAGGGGCTAAAGTGGGGAATTGAAGTTCCAGAAATGCCCGGGCAGGCGCTTTATGTTTGGTTTGATGCCCTCGTAAATTATTTATCCGCAATCGGATTTACAGATGATAAAGAGATGTTTGCAAAGTATTGGCCAGTTGATTTGCATTTAGTTGGAAAGGATATAATAAAATTTCACTGCGCGCTTTGGCCGGCAATGCTTTTGTCGGCAGGGTTGCCTTTACCGCGCCAAGTATTTGCCCATGGATTTTTTTCAATTGATGGAGCAAAGATGTCTAAGACGTTGGGAAATGTTGTAGATCCAATAGAGATTGCTAAAAAATATGGCAACGACACTTTGCGCTACTATCTGTTACGTGAAATACCGTTCGGTGAAGACGGTGATTTTTCTATTACTCGTTTGGAAGAAAGATATAATTCTGATTTGGCGAACGGCTTAGGAAACCTTGTTAGTCGCACGTTTGCTTTAGTGGAAAAACATTTTGATAAAATTCCCGAATTAGAAAAAGTAGACTTGTCAGGATTTTGGAAAAAGTATGAAGAGAATATTGAAGGATTAAAGTTGCACAATGCGTTGTCGCTTGTTTGGGAAGAAATATCAAAATGTGATATAATAATAGATAAGGAAAAACCGTGGGAATTGGCAAAAAAAGATAAGAAAAAATTTGAAGAAATATTAGGCGATTTACTTTTCCGAATAAAAGTAATAGCTCAGGCGCTTTTGCCGTTTTTGCCGGATTCTTCGAAAAGGATTTTGGACGTATTAGAAGGCGCGGATACTTTTAAAGATAAGTCATTATTTCCTCGTCTAAATAAATAA
- a CDS encoding tRNA 2-thiouridine(34) synthase MnmA, producing the protein MAEKKKKVFVALSGGVDSSVALYLLKKQGYDVTAVFIKIGESIETPKDSKGLSVDSCWIGERRDAMRVAAFLDVPFLTFDFDKEYKHEVLDYFFREYKAGRTPNPDVMCNRKIKFPLFWKKAKIMGADAMATGHYARNNKNKKTKKYELLAGKDKKKDQSYFIYNLKEKDLAHILFPIGDLKKSQVRKIAKEAGLPSALKRESQGLCFLGHVNVEQFLKTRIKPKKGKVITTNKKIIGEHDGLAYYTIGQRRGLGVKGEESAYFVVDKNFKENELIVAPLKDEKKYYKKELELCDINWVNSQPKFYFACQARIRYRAELEKCSVSFSPPARGGVREGGRDVLVKFSKSLRAVTPGQSVVFYDGDSVLGGGIIK; encoded by the coding sequence ATGGCAGAAAAAAAGAAAAAAGTTTTTGTAGCATTATCCGGCGGAGTAGACTCGTCTGTTGCTTTATATTTATTGAAGAAACAAGGATATGACGTAACTGCGGTTTTTATAAAAATAGGGGAGAGCATTGAAACACCCAAGGATAGCAAGGGGTTGTCTGTTGATTCGTGTTGGATTGGTGAACGCCGTGATGCAATGCGCGTAGCGGCATTTTTAGATGTGCCATTTTTAACATTTGATTTTGACAAAGAATACAAGCATGAAGTTTTAGATTATTTTTTTCGCGAATACAAGGCTGGAAGAACGCCAAATCCCGATGTGATGTGCAATCGCAAGATAAAATTTCCATTATTTTGGAAAAAAGCAAAAATAATGGGAGCTGACGCAATGGCAACCGGGCATTACGCGCGAAATAATAAGAACAAAAAAACAAAAAAATATGAATTATTGGCGGGAAAGGATAAAAAAAAAGATCAGTCGTATTTTATTTATAATCTAAAAGAAAAAGATCTTGCGCATATTTTATTTCCAATTGGTGATTTAAAAAAATCCCAAGTCCGCAAAATTGCAAAAGAAGCAGGACTTCCCTCGGCGCTAAAGCGGGAGAGCCAAGGTTTATGTTTTTTGGGTCATGTAAACGTTGAACAATTTTTAAAAACTCGCATTAAACCGAAAAAAGGAAAAGTAATTACGACAAACAAAAAAATTATTGGAGAGCATGACGGGTTAGCATATTATACAATCGGGCAGAGAAGAGGATTGGGTGTAAAAGGCGAAGAAAGTGCATATTTTGTCGTGGATAAAAATTTTAAAGAAAATGAACTGATAGTTGCGCCACTAAAAGATGAGAAAAAGTATTATAAAAAAGAACTTGAACTTTGTGATATAAACTGGGTAAACAGCCAGCCAAAATTTTATTTTGCGTGTCAGGCGCGAATTCGTTATCGCGCAGAGCTTGAGAAATGTTCTGTTTCTTTTTCTCCCCCTGCCCGAGGGGGAGTCAGAGAGGGAGGGAGAGATGTCTTAGTAAAATTTTCCAAATCTCTTCGCGCTGTCACCCCCGGACAATCTGTTGTTTTTTATGACGGCGACAGCGTTTTGGGCGGGGGAATAATAAAGTAG